Part of the Pseudomonas sp. P8_241 genome is shown below.
GGTTCGCCGATTGCCCATACCAGCATCACCGCCAAGACACCGAACCCGACCTGGACGCCTCCAGCGTCGATCAAGGCCGAGCACGCCGCCGATGGTGATCCGCTGCCCAATGTCGTGCCGGCGGGTCCAGACAACCCGCTGGGGCCGTTCAAATTCACGTTGGGTACGCCGGGCTACCTGATTCACGGTTCGAACAAAAAGTTCGGCATCGGCATGCGCACCAGCCACGGCTGCTTCCGCATGTTCAACAACAACGTGCTGGAAATGGCGGGCATGGTGCCGGTCGGCACGTCGGTAAGGATCATCAACGACTCCTACAAGTTCGGCGTCAGTGGCGGCAAGGTTTACCTGGAAGCGCACACACCGCTGGACGACAAGGGCAACCCGTCGGTGGTCGACAAGCATACTGCCGTGATCAACGCGATGCTCAAGCGTGAAGACATTACCAACAACCTGCGCATGAACTGGGATGTGGTGCGCGATGTTGTCGCTGCCGAAGACGGCCTGCCGGTGGAAATCGGCGTGCCGAGTGGTACCGCTCCGATGGTGTCGAGCGCACCTCTCGATCCACTGCAGTAAGGCTTGAAGGGAACCCGTCGACGCAGGCCGCGTCGGCGGGTTTTTTATTGCCCGCAGAAACACCAGGCAATAAAAAAGCCGACCCAAAAAATGGGTCGGCTTAATAACAATCCCGAGGGATTATTACTTGCGGCTAGCTTTTTCCAGCATGCGCAGAGCACGCTCGTTAGCTTCGTCAGCAGTCTGTTGTGCTTTTTGAGCAGCAGCCAGAGCTTCATCAGCTTTACGGTAAGCTTCGTCTGCACGAGCCTGGGAGCGAGCTGCTGCGTCTTCAGTAGCGGTCAGACGTGCTTCGGTTTCTTTCGATGCGCTGCTGCAACCGGTAGCCAGAACTGCGGCCAGAGCCAGAGCAGAGAATTTCAGAACGTTGTTCATCGTGTTCCCCTTCAAGGACTTTCTATTAAGTAGCTATCTCCTCAGCATGAGGAAATAGCCGGCGTACATACTACCCATTACTTGTAGTAAGTAAAACTGACATGAAGCAAGAAGCAAAAAAAATTGTAGGCGTTGATGCTTTTTCGAGCAACTTTTAACTGCAATGTTTAAAAAATATCCAGCCGCAAGGCCCGATCCTGAGCGAGCCGCTGCGGAAAAGTTCCTCATTCCCAGTGCTCTTTTTTTCAGTCTTGGCTAAAGTCTGCCTATATGGGTTCGTCTACACTTTTGTTCGGGTTTTGCGCAGCAGCTCTCATATCTTTCTCCATATTCAGGTGACTTTAACAACGGGCGCTCGTCTTAAGTCTCAACATCCGGCAATGTTCAGGCTTTCGACCTTGGCAATCTTGGGTCGAGCCTTTCCTGCGTGACCCTGAGCAGCACCCGTCAACTTGCGTAATGACGAGCGTACCTTGAGCATTTCGGGCAATGGTGCCTACTATTTGTACGTGCTCGGCAGCGCGAGATCGGTGCGGTTCTTCTCGGTGTCCATTCAGGCACGGGGTGGCGTAGATGTTCCTTCGCCGGAAAAACATCGGTAAGGTAGGGGTCAGAATTTCAGACCCGCGAGGAGTAGTGATGAGCGAGGCGTTGTCCATCCACCATGACCAGGCTGGTCATCAGTTCGAGACCAATGTGGACGGTCATCGTGCCTATCTGACCTATATGGATCTGGGGAAACAGACCCTGGATATCTATCGCACCTTCGTGCCCAACGCATTGCGTGGTCGTGGCATAGCAGCAGCCTTGACCGAGAAGGCGCTGGAGTACGCCGAGGAAATGGGCTACACCGTCATTCCTTCGTGCTCCTACGTCGAGCGCTATATGGAGCGTCACCAGCGGCACGCGGCCAAGCTGAGCCAGTGACCCGGAGTAAAACGAACGCATAAAAAAACGCCGGGTTCAGCCCGGCGTTTTTTTGTCTGCGGCAAACGGCGATCAGCTGCGATCGCGTTTTGGCAACACATCCTTGAGCTTGGCGTGCATGCTGCGCAACGTGGTTTCAGTCGCGGTCCAGTCAATGCAGGCGTCAGTGATCGACACGCCGTATTGCAGGTCGGCGAGGTCTTTCGGGATCGCCTGGGCGCCCCAGTTCAGATGACTCTCGACCATCAGGCCGATGATCGACTTGTTGCCTTCCAGGATCTGGTTGGCGACGTTCTCCATCACCAGCGGTTGCAGGGCCGGGTCCTTGTTGGAGTTGGCGTGGCTGCAGTCGACCATGATGTTCGGCTTGATCTTCGCCTTGTTCAGCGCCTGCTCGCAGAGCGCAACGCTGACCGAATCGTAGTTCGGCTTGCCGTTGCCGCCGCGCAGGACCACGTGACCGTAGGCGTTGCCCTTGGTGGTGACGATGGACACGCCACCTTCCTGGTTGATGCCCAGGAAGCGATGCGGGCTGGAAACCGATTGCAGGGCGTTGATCGCCACGGTCAGACCGCCGTCGGTACCGTTCTTGAAGCCGACTGCCGAGGACAGGCCGGATGCCATTTCACGGTGAGTCTGGGATTCGGTGGTGCGCGCGCCGATGGCCGACCAGCTGATCAGGTCCTGCAAGTATTGCGGGGATATCGGATCGAGTGCTTCCGTGGCGGTCGGCAGGCCTTTTTCAGCCAGATCCAGCAGCAACTGGCGACCGATGTGCAGACCGTCCTGGATCTTGAACGAGTCGTCCAGATACGGGTCATTGATCAAGCCTTTCCAGCCGACGGTGGTGCGCGGCTTCTCGAAATACACACGCATGACCAGATACAGGGTATCGGACACTTCGGCAGCGAGTGCCTTCAGACGCTCGGCATATTCGTGGGCAGCCTTGATGTCGTGGATCGAGCAAGGCCCGATGACGACGAACAGGCGATGGTCGGTGCCATCCAGAATGTTGCGAATGACTTCGCGACCCTTGGTGACGGTGCGCAATGCAGCATCGCTCAGGGGAATATCGCGCTTGAGCTGATCGGGGGTGATCAGCGTATCGTTGGAGGCGACGTTTAGGTCGTTGATCGGTAAATCAGCCATCGTTTACTCGTCAGGTCACGGGTGCCGGCCGCCAGCGAACCCGCGCGGCGGAGCACAGCAAATTAAGCGCGTCGGGGAGCCGAACCTTAGCGCGTTACACCGTGACTCGACAATGGGCAGACACCGTTTTAGTCCAGCACTGGCTGCGTAAACGCCTTGCGCACCGATTCATGAGAGAACTCGTCGGCATGTGCCTGGACCCATTCCAGCGCCAGCGCCTGAATATCCTGCAAATCGTCGTGGGCGTCATGCAGGCGGCAGAAACTATCGATCCGGCAGACCTGCTCGCCCATCCGGGCGCTGAACAGCATCTGCTCGTCGACAAAGGCAATGCCCACCAGATACCCGTGTTTACGTCGCAGGCACCAGGCGACGTAGCCCAGAAAACGCATATCGGGATTCAGCGTCGGCATGCGTACTTCAAGCGCTGTGCCATGGCGCCAGGCACGGTGGTAATTGCAAGCCATGCCCCCCAGGCTGATAGTGTGTAGCTGTTGCCGCGAAATACACTCGGGTTTAAGCAATGTTAATTCGACGGGCACATCGTCAGGGTGAGGAATAAAACGTCCCATGAACACAGACTCCATGTGTCGGCCATCTGACATTGTTTCCCCCAGTATAGTGGTCGAATTGGATCTCACCGATTTCGACGCCGACCAACGGCTGCTGGCGATGAGCGGCGTGTCGTTGGTGATTTTTACCAGCGTCGGTTGCGCCAGTTGCCGGTTTGCCCGTGAACAGCTGCCTGGCCTTGATCTGGCGGTGGATCGGCTGTGCTGGATCGATGCTGGGGACAATGGCGGGGCGGTCGAACGTTATTCTGTTTTTCATTTGCCCGCGCTGTTTGTCGTGCGCGATGGTGAATTCTTTGGCGCATTGAAAACGCGCCTGACCCGCTCTGAACTCAATGCTGGCGTGGCGCAGGCGTTAAGTCGCCCAGCAGAGGAATTGCCTTGATGGGGACAGTTGCCAGGCCGAGAATCGGCATTATCGGGACCGGTGCAATCGGCGGTTTCTACGGGGTGATGCTGGCGCGTGCCGGCTTCGATGTGCATTTTCTGCTGCGCAGCGAATTTTGTGCGGTCGCCGAGCACGGGTTGTGCGTCAATAGTGCACCGCATGGCGCACTGACGCTGAACCCGGTGCAGGCGTATTCAAGTGCCGAAGTCATGCCGCCCTGCGACTGGTTGTTGGTCGGGGCGAAAACCACCAGCAATGCCGATCTGGCACCGGCCATCCTTCACATCGCAGCGCCAGGCGCCAAAGTGCTGCTGCTGCAAAATGGCCTGGACGTGGAAGACGGCTTGCGCGAACTGCTCCCTGAATCTCTGCATGTGCTCGGGGGGCTTTGCTATATCTGTGTCCATCGCGAGAGCCCGGGCGTCATCACCCATCAGGCGCTGGGTGCGGTGCATATCGGTTACCACAGCGGGCCTGCCGATGCGTCGGCACGCACTGCGATAGTCGGGGAGGGGAGCGGTTTGTTCCTCGCCGCCGGGATCGATTCCCAGGTCATGTCGAACCTGCATCAGGCGCGCTGGCAAAAACTTGTCTGGAATATTCCGTACAACGGTCTGTCGGTGCTGCTCGGGGCAAGCACTACACCGCTGATGGCTGACAGCGACAGCCGCGAATTGATCAAGGCGCTGATGGCCGAAGTGGTCCAGGGCGCGACCGCCTGTGGTCACGCCTTACCAGCCGGGTACGCCGACCATTTGTTCATGGTGACCGAAAAAATGCCCGACTACTGGCCGAGCATGTACCACGATTTCCTGCACAAGCGGCCGCTGGAACTGGCCGCCATTTACGCTCGGCCTCTGGCCGCGGCGAAGGCCGCCGGGTGTGAGATGCCGCGCATCGAAGCCCTGTATCGCAGCTTGAGTTTTATTGATCGACGCAATAGTTGAATCGGTCGACCCGAGGGGGTAAAGGCATGGCAAAGACTAACGACGACCAACTGGTGCTGGCGATTTCCTCGCGGGCGTTGTTCGACCTCAGCGAAAGCCACAAGGTATACCTGTCCAGTGGGGTCGAGGCCTACCGGCAATATCAGATTGAACACGAAGACGAAATCCTCGAACCTGGCGATGCTTTCCCGTTGGTGCAGAAACTCCTGAATCTCAACACTCAACTGGGGCGCGCCCGGGTCGAAGTGATACTGGTATCGCGCAACAGCGCCGACACCGGGCTGCGGGTGTTCAATTCGATCCACCACTATGGCCTGGCGATATCCCGGGCGGCATTTGTCGGCGGCCGCAGTCCGTATCCGTACCTCAAGGCATTTGGCTGCGACCTGTTTCTCTCGACCCATGCCGAAGACGTGCGCAGTGCGCTGGACGCCGGTTTCGCTGCGGCGACCATTCTCTCGGGCGGCGCCAGTCGCGCGGCCAGCGACGAATTGCGCATTGCTTTCGACGGTGACGCGGTGCTGTTTTCCGATGATTCGGAGCGGATCTATCAGTCCGCTGGCCTGGAAGCGTTCCAGGCCAGCGAGCGTGAATCTGCCCGTCAGCCGTTGCGTGGTGGGCCGTTCAAAGGCTTCCTCGGCGCGCTCAATTTGTTGCAGCGCGAGTTCCCGGACGACGCCTGCCCGATTCGCACCGCTCTGGTGACGGCGCGCTCGGCCCCGGCCCATGAGCGGGTGATTCGCACCTTGCGCGAATGGGATATCCGCCTGGACGAATCGCTTTTTCTCGGTGGCCTGACCAAATCGGCGTTTCTCGAAGCCTTCGCTGCCGATGTGTTTTTCGACGATCAGGCCGGGCATTGCGAGTTGGCACGTGAAGTCGTCGCCACCGGTCATGTGCCCCACGGCATAAGCAACGAGCAAAAGGTTTAAGCCCACCGTTCAATGCGTTACGCCGGGCGTCGCACTCTCCAAGGCACTGCTAAGCTGAATCAAATCTCCGCCATGTTGGCATTCGAGGAGGTCATATGATTCGTTCGATGCTGTATGCCACTGACCTCGGTCTGTACGCCCCCGTGGTGATGCAGCATGCCCTGGAGTTGGCTCGAACCTTCAATGCCAACTTGTACGTGGTGCACGCGGTTGAGCCCATGGGATTATTTGCCGAGTCGGTGCTGCAAAGTTACCTCGACGAGCAGTCGTTGAACGAATTTCACAGCCAGGGATTGAGTACGGTCATCGCGAGCATTGAACAGCGGGTGCTGGACAGTTTCCGCGAAGAACTCGGGGAAGAGAACCAACATGACCTTGAACGGATCCAGGCGGTGCGGGTGCTGCAGGGCGATCCGTCGCAGGTGATTCTGGACCAGGCGCAGAAACTCTCTGTGGATTTGTTGATCGTAGGTAGTCACAGCCATGGCGCTGGAGCGGAAACCCCCTTGGGACGAACCGCTGCGCGAGTTCTGCAACTGGCCACCGTCCCTGTTTATCTGGTGCCGCTGGTACAGCGTCGCCGCCAAGGGGATAGCTAGAACACGAATAATGGCAATTTGATAAAAAAGTTCTAGATTTATTCTTCGAGCCATTAATATAGTTATATATCGTCGCTGATGCCCGTGGCGTCTACCTGCTTTGAGGGATTCATATGAAGCTTCAACAACTGCGCTACATCTGGGAAGTGGCGCACCACGACCTCAACGTCTCCGCTACGGCCCAAAGCCTTTACACCTCTCAACCGGGCATCAGTAAACAGATCCGCTTGCTGGAAGACGAACTGGGCGTTGAAGTATTCGCTCGCAGCGGCAAGCACCTGACCCGCGTCACCCCGGCCGGTGAGCGCATCATCACCACTGCCGGCGAAATTCTGCGCAAGGTTGAAAGCATCAAGCAGATCGCCCAGGAGTTCTCCAACGAGAAGAAAGGCACCCTGTCGATTGCCACCACTCACACCCAGGCGCGATATGCGTTGCCGCCAGTGATCAGCAATTTCATCAAGCAATACCCCGACGTTGCCCTGCACATGCACCAGGGTTCGCCGATGCAAATCGCCGAAATGGCTGCTGACGGAACCGTGGATTTCGCCATCGCCACCGAAGCGCTGGAGCTGTTCGGTGATCTGGTGATGATGCCGTGCTATCGCTGGAACCGTTGCGTGGTGGTGCCACAAGGGCATCCGCTGACCAAGCTGTCGAAGCTGACCCTCGAAGCGCTGGCTGAATACCCGATCGTGACTTACGTGTTCGGTTTTACCGGTCGCTCAAAGCTCGACGAAGCCTTCAGTCATCGCG
Proteins encoded:
- a CDS encoding putative 2-dehydropantoate 2-reductase — its product is MMGTVARPRIGIIGTGAIGGFYGVMLARAGFDVHFLLRSEFCAVAEHGLCVNSAPHGALTLNPVQAYSSAEVMPPCDWLLVGAKTTSNADLAPAILHIAAPGAKVLLLQNGLDVEDGLRELLPESLHVLGGLCYICVHRESPGVITHQALGAVHIGYHSGPADASARTAIVGEGSGLFLAAGIDSQVMSNLHQARWQKLVWNIPYNGLSVLLGASTTPLMADSDSRELIKALMAEVVQGATACGHALPAGYADHLFMVTEKMPDYWPSMYHDFLHKRPLELAAIYARPLAAAKAAGCEMPRIEALYRSLSFIDRRNS
- a CDS encoding thioredoxin gives rise to the protein MNTDSMCRPSDIVSPSIVVELDLTDFDADQRLLAMSGVSLVIFTSVGCASCRFAREQLPGLDLAVDRLCWIDAGDNGGAVERYSVFHLPALFVVRDGEFFGALKTRLTRSELNAGVAQALSRPAEELP
- a CDS encoding L,D-transpeptidase family protein; this encodes MLPRFPAVTRCLTLAALCVAGPAAALELPLPPPGEDIVGQVQVIKAKYEDTFADLGTTYDLGYTEMVAANPGVDPWLPGAGTEIILPTRFILPPGPREGIVINLAEYRLYYFPKGRNVVYTFPLGIGREGWGSPIAHTSITAKTPNPTWTPPASIKAEHAADGDPLPNVVPAGPDNPLGPFKFTLGTPGYLIHGSNKKFGIGMRTSHGCFRMFNNNVLEMAGMVPVGTSVRIINDSYKFGVSGGKVYLEAHTPLDDKGNPSVVDKHTAVINAMLKREDITNNLRMNWDVVRDVVAAEDGLPVEIGVPSGTAPMVSSAPLDPLQ
- the oprI gene encoding outer membrane lipoprotei OprI; protein product: MNNVLKFSALALAAVLATGCSSASKETEARLTATEDAAARSQARADEAYRKADEALAAAQKAQQTADEANERALRMLEKASRK
- a CDS encoding 5'-nucleotidase, translated to MAKTNDDQLVLAISSRALFDLSESHKVYLSSGVEAYRQYQIEHEDEILEPGDAFPLVQKLLNLNTQLGRARVEVILVSRNSADTGLRVFNSIHHYGLAISRAAFVGGRSPYPYLKAFGCDLFLSTHAEDVRSALDAGFAAATILSGGASRAASDELRIAFDGDAVLFSDDSERIYQSAGLEAFQASERESARQPLRGGPFKGFLGALNLLQREFPDDACPIRTALVTARSAPAHERVIRTLREWDIRLDESLFLGGLTKSAFLEAFAADVFFDDQAGHCELAREVVATGHVPHGISNEQKV
- a CDS encoding PilZ domain-containing protein, which encodes MGRFIPHPDDVPVELTLLKPECISRQQLHTISLGGMACNYHRAWRHGTALEVRMPTLNPDMRFLGYVAWCLRRKHGYLVGIAFVDEQMLFSARMGEQVCRIDSFCRLHDAHDDLQDIQALALEWVQAHADEFSHESVRKAFTQPVLD
- a CDS encoding universal stress protein, producing the protein MIRSMLYATDLGLYAPVVMQHALELARTFNANLYVVHAVEPMGLFAESVLQSYLDEQSLNEFHSQGLSTVIASIEQRVLDSFREELGEENQHDLERIQAVRVLQGDPSQVILDQAQKLSVDLLIVGSHSHGAGAETPLGRTAARVLQLATVPVYLVPLVQRRRQGDS
- a CDS encoding 3-deoxy-7-phosphoheptulonate synthase yields the protein MADLPINDLNVASNDTLITPDQLKRDIPLSDAALRTVTKGREVIRNILDGTDHRLFVVIGPCSIHDIKAAHEYAERLKALAAEVSDTLYLVMRVYFEKPRTTVGWKGLINDPYLDDSFKIQDGLHIGRQLLLDLAEKGLPTATEALDPISPQYLQDLISWSAIGARTTESQTHREMASGLSSAVGFKNGTDGGLTVAINALQSVSSPHRFLGINQEGGVSIVTTKGNAYGHVVLRGGNGKPNYDSVSVALCEQALNKAKIKPNIMVDCSHANSNKDPALQPLVMENVANQILEGNKSIIGLMVESHLNWGAQAIPKDLADLQYGVSITDACIDWTATETTLRSMHAKLKDVLPKRDRS
- the cysB gene encoding HTH-type transcriptional regulator CysB — translated: MKLQQLRYIWEVAHHDLNVSATAQSLYTSQPGISKQIRLLEDELGVEVFARSGKHLTRVTPAGERIITTAGEILRKVESIKQIAQEFSNEKKGTLSIATTHTQARYALPPVISNFIKQYPDVALHMHQGSPMQIAEMAADGTVDFAIATEALELFGDLVMMPCYRWNRCVVVPQGHPLTKLSKLTLEALAEYPIVTYVFGFTGRSKLDEAFSHRGLTPKVVFTAADADVIKTYVRLGLGVGIVAKMAVDTKLDSDLVVLDASELFESSVTKIGFRRGTFLRGFMCDFIEKFAPHLTREVMAKAIACHNKQELEELFDGVELPVH
- a CDS encoding GNAT family N-acetyltransferase, translating into MSEALSIHHDQAGHQFETNVDGHRAYLTYMDLGKQTLDIYRTFVPNALRGRGIAAALTEKALEYAEEMGYTVIPSCSYVERYMERHQRHAAKLSQ